One Primulina huaijiensis isolate GDHJ02 chromosome 5, ASM1229523v2, whole genome shotgun sequence DNA segment encodes these proteins:
- the LOC140977651 gene encoding uncharacterized protein, giving the protein MRTPMQGCGQGRGQGRTESTEDGSYDRFRRMNPPEFIGDPDPLVVLEWVKSLEAIFEYLKFNDRDKVSCSIFLLVKATRIWWEATKVTVNVCELKWTEFKDLFHAKYFSSEVKAKKVKEFLELRQGTMNVNEYTLKFEEGCIFVTLIAENNKDKGEHFLRGLRLEIRRDVHMSKVVTYQDIVERALLAEHDEQEIEMERQLKRQAFQARG; this is encoded by the coding sequence ATGCGAACCCCGATGCAGGGTTGTGGCCAAGGAAGGGGTCAAGGCAGGACTGAAAGCACTGAAGATGGTTCTTATGATCGGTTCAGGCGGATGAATCCTCCTGAATTTATTGGTGATCCTGATCCACTAGTGGTTCTTGAGTGGGTCAAGTCATTAGAGGCCATCTTTGAGTATTTGAAGTTCAATGATAGAGATAAGGTGAGTTGCTCTATCTTTTTGTTGGTGAAGGCAACTCGtatttggtgggaagccacCAAAGTTACTGTCAATGTTTGTGAACTAAAGTGGACCGAGTTCAAAGACTTATTTCATGCCAAGTATTTCTCAAGTGAAGTCAAAGCCAAGAAAGTCAAAGAATTTCTTGAGTTGAGGCAAGGGACTATGAATGTCAACGAGTACACTTTGAAATTTGAGGAAGGATGTATCTTTGTTACCTTAATAGCCGAGAATAACAAAGATAAGGGTGAACACTTCCTTCGTGGGTTGAGGCTAGAAATTAGAAGGGATGTTCACATGTCAAAAGTGGTCACATATCAAGACATTGTTGAGAGAGCCTTGCTTGCCGAGCATGATGAACAAGAAATCGAGATGGAGCGACAGTTAAAAAGACAAGCTTTTCAAGCAAGAGGTTAA